The following coding sequences lie in one Lentilactobacillus sp. SPB1-3 genomic window:
- a CDS encoding GntR family transcriptional regulator: protein MVDLVYRNIMTDLKRRIENNEFDNKRLPDERSLSESYGVSRSSVKRALNVLANQGIIFKKRGSGTFINPLYQKNESIFQYEGSNLGITDSFKSDGQVPQIKLLDFQVIPANEELQTELFLNPGDFVYQIKRLRTFDDHPFMIEQGYIPIKVAPELTKAVVAESIFNYFEDTAGKSVTKSFMSIKAEPSNDEDHELLGLKDFEPVGMMEGIFFLDDGTPVEVSNMRLHYKYLNYNTFVNLDGEM, encoded by the coding sequence ATGGTGGATTTAGTTTATCGTAATATTATGACCGATTTGAAACGTCGAATTGAAAATAATGAATTTGACAACAAACGGTTACCTGATGAACGAAGCCTCAGTGAATCATATGGAGTGAGCCGAAGTTCAGTTAAACGAGCTCTTAATGTGCTTGCTAATCAGGGAATCATTTTCAAAAAACGAGGATCCGGAACTTTTATTAATCCTCTGTATCAAAAAAATGAATCAATTTTTCAATATGAAGGTTCTAACTTGGGAATCACTGATAGTTTTAAGAGTGATGGCCAAGTTCCCCAAATTAAATTATTAGATTTTCAAGTCATACCAGCCAATGAAGAATTACAGACGGAGTTGTTTCTAAATCCAGGTGACTTTGTCTATCAAATCAAGCGGCTGAGAACATTTGATGATCATCCATTTATGATTGAACAGGGATATATCCCAATTAAAGTTGCGCCGGAACTAACAAAAGCGGTCGTTGCAGAATCGATTTTCAATTATTTCGAAGATACAGCGGGTAAGTCAGTTACCAAGTCGTTTATGTCTATCAAGGCGGAACCATCTAATGACGAAGATCATGAACTACTTGGTCTAAAAGATTTTGAGCCAGTGGGGATGATGGAAGGTATCTTCTTCCTAGATGATGGCACTCCAGTTGAAGTATCTAATATGCGACTTCACTATAAATATTTAAATTATAATACGTTCGTCAACCTTGACGGCGAGATGTAG
- the ybaK gene encoding Cys-tRNA(Pro) deacylase → MSKKKQKKVHKTLVEQILDKNKVPFEQMEFPTHQDGDVAQLSVDHIGQDEHTIYKTLVLTGNNTGPVVGVIPIDEHLSYKKLAKVSGNKKVGMVPLKDLLKTTGYEHGANTPIGIWEKFHYPIYIDSVAKEMGEIIVSSGQIGRSVKVNAEDLAKLVDADFADIKE, encoded by the coding sequence ATGTCAAAAAAGAAACAAAAGAAAGTTCATAAAACATTAGTTGAACAAATTCTCGACAAAAACAAAGTTCCATTTGAGCAAATGGAATTCCCAACGCATCAAGATGGGGACGTCGCCCAACTCAGTGTTGATCATATCGGTCAAGACGAGCACACGATTTACAAGACTCTGGTTCTAACTGGTAACAATACCGGTCCAGTGGTTGGCGTCATTCCAATAGACGAACATTTAAGTTACAAAAAACTAGCCAAGGTTTCTGGAAACAAAAAGGTAGGCATGGTGCCACTCAAAGACCTTCTCAAAACCACAGGATATGAGCACGGTGCTAACACACCGATCGGAATTTGGGAAAAGTTCCATTACCCAATATACATTGATTCAGTAGCCAAAGAGATGGGCGAAATTATTGTTTCCTCAGGACAAATTGGTAGATCAGTTAAAGTAAACGCGGAAGATCTTGCCAAGCTAGTTGACGCTGACTTTGCTGATATAAAGGAATAG